A segment of the Vicugna pacos unplaced genomic scaffold, VicPac4 scaffold_13, whole genome shotgun sequence genome:
aagggactctccaatgctgttggtgggaatgaaaattggtgcaacaactttggaaacagtatggaagttccttcaaataattaaaattgacATATCATATgtcccagcaatcccactcctgggcatataaagcataaaaactGACAGCAAAGAACCCTttggtaaaacataagaagtaaactctgacattggacttaatttgattctacatgtctcctctggcaagggaagcagaaggaaaactaacaaaatatgattagatcactctaaacagatttacactacagaagaaatgatcaatataaTGATAAGTCAAGcaacacattgggagaatatatttgtaagtgatattttccaatcaagtgttaatatcgaaatatatggcaaactcttaccccacaaaaaaaacagaaaagaccaatctaatttaaaaaaatgtccgaAAGaaatgaatagatagatctgaatcaattttctgtagaaaacatacagttggataatgacacatgaaaatacgttcagagttataaattattaggaatgtcctaaaccaaaaatgagacaagacctcacaattgtcagaaggttctcatcaaaaagaaaagaaatagatgttggtgaaattgtggagaaaaaggaacaccgtggacactgttgatagaaatgcaaactattgattccattgcatatatacatcaaattttcttcatccatttttctgtggggggatgttgggtttgtaggctcctgtctgaaggctctagagaataagcccatgggctgaactgataaacaagctgtgaggaatgtcacatattcaggaTGGATAAGAAAtagcctgctcattgtatccagtatggatgtctggatagcctatgctgagtaagatcctcagaggaggacaacctaagacaggcacagcctgctggttAAGatatggcctacttaatgaagttccgtgatgaactttaaaacagtccttgatcatttaacatcctgtgcttactgcaggagcatggggacataagtagcttaagattattaacagtgttataaattagatgatatgtgaggcattgtacatatcctataaaccctttttctaagaatcaataaaaagggAATTgctccgcttctctccacacagtgcttgtgtgtatatgatattgtgccactgacagggttaattaaatttgttgggagtatcttaaactgatgttgcattatatacaatgctctttttgcacctattgaaatgattatgtgagttttaattctcattctattagtgtggcatttcacctttattgatttgaatattttgaagtatctttaaaccaagggataaatccctttactcatgtatgtgtatgatacattaaatgtgtttttgaattcattttccttcggttttgatgagaattttggcacatatatttatcagggataatattctatattttgcatctaatgtcctttctagcattgttatgcaaataaagctggcatcataaaacaagtttggaatctttcaccccttcaaattcttggaagatttttggaagtattggtgaaaaattgtcttcaaatgtatgacagaattcaccggtaaagtcatcttgtaaattttttctgctttgggAGGTTTTGTTTACTGATTTAAtcatacacacttttgccctatttaactttctaattcctTCTTGATTCACTATTGGAAGACATatctttctgggaatttgtcttttcatctaggtcattcaaattgttggctagcaTTAATTtgttatgatgctatgcatctctacaacatcagtggtatatcttctctattatttctaattttattttagtttttattttcttagccaacctaaatgtttgtctactttatgtttaaagcaaacagactttggtaatttttttgaacttttcaattgtttctcttgttatttgccttagtttcattgattcaattttcttctttattctttctgttttctcctatatTCTTGaagtgtaaatttaagtagttcgaatctttatatttcttttattattatatattatttatttatttatttacatatttattaatttatttatcattgaaatatgccatttacaatgtgtcaatctgtggtgcataacatagtgtccccgtacatgcatatatttcatatttctgtgcctataaaatgttacttcacaatatttagcatACTGCCTTGTGTcagacaaaagaaattttgaagacatctatttttatttatagtggataacatttataaatctacagatcccaaatatatcctctcagagcccctttccacagtaatcataaaatgttTAGTAGATCTGAgagtgaatttcagttttgtagatgaaatcataaacttcttatccaaatatttttttaagcttcttcatatgtaaagtcatgtattatatttctttttctggcttacttcaattagaatgacactttttggggacatccattttgcaggaaatgtcattgttttatcattttttattgcagaatattattccattgtgtaaatacggcataatttATGTATACTGtaatctgttgttggacaatttggttgcttccatgttgtggctgttgtatacagcactgctaaggacattgggatgcaggtgtcttcttgaaattgggctccctttgatatatacccagaagtgggattgctggatcatatgttaagtttatttgtatccattagaggaaactccatcctggtttccaaaatgactgcaccaaactacattcctaccaacagtgtaggaaggttccctttctccacagcttccccagcatttattgtttctggacttttgaatgatgaccactgttactactgggaagtgatacatcattattgttttcaattgcccttctctgataatgatagtgagcattttttttcatatatctctgTGGCATTTCAAAGTCTCTATTGGAGTATTGCTTTTATAGGGCTTCTGCACATTtgcagattgggtttcttgtttttatgtattattattacattgtatgaagcctttatattttacaaattaagactttgtcagttgcatcacttctaaatattttctttaatcctgtaggttgtcattttgctttgtttatggttccctttgctgtgcaaaagcttataagtttaattaagtcctatttattaatttttctcttacatccttTACCTAGGTAGGctcttctaggagatcattgctgaaatttatctcagagtgttttgcctatgttttcatctaggagatttactctgtcttgcgttacatttaagtcttcaagacattttgagtttattcttgtgtatagagtgaaggagtgttctaactccattgctctgatgctgctatcggATTTTCCCAAGacaagttggtgaagagatggtcttttctctgtcatattcctggctattctgtcaaagattaattgaacattggcctgtagatttattccaaggctctctattctccattggtccatatgcctgtttctgtacaaatttcatgtcattttctttattgtagctctgcaatagtgtatggagacctgatgggttattcctccagcctctttcttttacttcaatattgctttggaaactatggattttttatgactcAATGTCAATCTTAGGATAAtatgtttcagtcctaaaaagaaatgttttgcataatttgctaggaaaacaaattttcttgcctgatccttgtggctaggatttccaagactatatttaattgaaattgtgagaatgggcaaccttgtcttgtctcaggtttctgtgagaagggtttcagtttttcaccattaaatattttgttggctatatatttgtcatagatagctattattatgttgagatatggtccctctttacacactgtgataagaatattttttgcagataggtgttaatagttatcaaatgttttttctccatcttcttagattatcatgtggttttgtgtcctctctttattTGGTATGTCTATCACAAttgattcattgattttcatatgttacaccatccttgtgttcctgggatgaacctaacttaataatggtgtatgatctttttttacatgctgttggattctgcttgttaataatttcctaaggacttttacatctatgcttatcaattttgttagcctatagttttctttttaggtagtgtctttggttttgttatcaggttgatgttggccttatggtgtgagtttgggagtactctctccatttgaatcttttggaagtgtttgaggaggactggtatgaatttttctttatatgtttggtcaaattccccagtgaagctatttgggtctgaatttttgcttgcagagattttttattttattgataactctattccatttctggtgatctgtctgttcaaatggtcaatttcttcttgatgcaataatgatgggctgaatgtttccagaaacttctccattacttctaggttatccagtttgtttccatgcagttgctcatggtattccattatgatattttgcaaaattgatgtactctttgttgtttccccattttcatttcttatgttacttgtgttctctctcttttcttgttggtgagcctgtcctgagttttgtcagttttgttgagtatttcaaaaaacaatttgattgattttttctattttttaatctttatttgaattctttctcccttgatctttatttttccaatttctgctaactttttgttttgtttgctcttctcttcatgattagtttacatagaatgttagattagatttttgaaattgctcttctaattgAGGCGGAcattgtcactatgaacttcccactTATGCCTGCTTTTACTGTATTCCATacactttgtgtagtgttgtgtcatatttctcaagatatcttttaatgtcttcttttacttcttcacctcccccacttgttaaagtaccatgttttttaatttatatgctgtcattttttctacatttcttctgtgattgatttctagtttcatggtattatactcaaaaaagatgcttgaaataatttttatcttttaaaatttgttgaggcttcttctgttcctcagtacataaactttcctagaaaatgttccatgtgcactggaaaagaacttatattttgttttggggagaagtagtgttttgaaaatatcaaccaaatccaattatttatctttttgtatctttgttcccttattaattttctgtctgaaagaccagtctagtgatggtaatgggaagttatattctcctactatgattgtgctcccattgatttctcactttttatctattagtaattgctttatgtatttaggttctcctatattgagtgcatatatattaatgagtataatatcctcattttgcattgctcctttaatcattatatcatgtccatgtttatctttctctatggcctttcatgtaaagtctattttgtgtgaagtcagtactgctagtcctgatttcttgtcatgtgcatttgcaaggaatatatttttccatcttctgattttgaattgatgtgtgttcctctttctaaattgggtccCTTGTATcgttcataatgtagggtcttgctATATTATTCCAccagacaatatatatcttttgattgaagcactaattccattaacatttgtaacaattattgataaactggtgtttatttccaatttgaactttattttccagttgatttggtatttagtttttgttcatttctttatctttttgtggctttataagttttattttattatcttggtttttttctgcctttgtgagttcattgtaagattttgacttatagttaccctgttttgtatgtatattgacacgttactatatctgtttatattaactgaaatgaatacgaACTCAATCGtataatacagagaacagaaacaagaagaaaatacgctgttttgtcctgtttcatgctctgacacttaaaaattttgatgtcctgtttttcaacatcatgtttattctgttgtaagtcattttagctttgcctttctaattatgactttctcttttctatagcatcctgcttctatatttttagagtagatgtttcattatttctttttctgttgctaaatactttaagtatttgcttgtgtggagattatttatctctccttctattctaatggaaaGCCATGCTTGATATACTTTCTTAGATAACAGATTTTTTCATTCtgtactttgaatatgtcttgccactgccttctaactgttgtgtttcaaaatataatgtatataattatatatatttaaagaatacCTTCAGATGAAGTTaacaataaggagaaaacctatacgttaaaaaatagaaaacattgatgaaggaaattaaaattgatccaaagaaatgaaaagatctcttatgctAATGAtatgaaacaatgtgtttgaaacaaccatactacccaaaggaatctacatttaatgtgcttcatgtcaaaatacccatgagatttttccattaaatagaagaaataatttcaaaatttttatgtttccacaaagatcttgagttgacAATATagacttgaaaaagagtattaaatttaatagtgtaaatttctctgatgttaaacactcccacaaagctttagtaacttaaacaacatgatactgactCAAAAATTGACACTAatgaatagaacagaatagatcAAGGAGATgtattccctcacacctatgatcaattaacccatgaaatggaagcaagagtatgaaatgaagaaaagagattcttctcagtaagtagtgctggggagattgaacagtGAAAGatgattagagtatttcctctcATTGcatacaatcagtaagcacagaatttattttatttattatctttacttatatttcttgcacctgtaatttatagatctatgctTAGaactttatttcacttatcaaatgtattcctattatattctttttggtataaattgaCACACaattcttttcctaatttctctttctgataatgcgttgttactatataaaaatggaatggatatttgtatattgatattgtattctgcaagtttactaaatttgttcattataTCTATCAGTCACTGGAAGagactatggagttttctatctatgtataattatgtcatctataaaaattttactgctttctcACAAGTTGaattcattttagatttttcttgactagttgttctggctagaacttctagtagtgtaatttaggacttgtgagaatgacgtactttttcttattactggaccagaggaaaaccttcctgtatgttaacattgaacttgaagttagtcatgggttttcatatacggcttttattatgtttagtcatcttctatctagagcgaatttgttaagaattttttttattagttaggatcagatctgtgaataattttcctacatatacttagattgttatttttgaattctttgttatttaacagatggtatcacatttattgatttgcatatgctaaataaaatttatgaatcaggactatgtccaaattaactatactttataataattataatatgccatgaattcagcttgttaatatttacttagattggaatataaacatactgaaggaaaaatttacattttagcttgagtgaacatttatttatttaaaaattttatctcttattttgaatttggcttatgttaaatgaaatttatgtcagaataaaaaatacaacatttggtagagctggatttactacagtttagtgatacagaacatagcttttattaacaattagtgtacaaaaTACTTGCCTTAAAATGATGCATTATAAtaacaatggcaactgtttcaggtctgagaaacatattgcttcctaaaatgctttaccttgtcttttccaccccaatCCAACTagagtgttatttctttgtttttgattgttttttgccccttaattgaggcactgtttattgaatccaggatcttgtttataagtgtatttatcaacatcattttggaacacttaacagaagccccaagagtatggattacaaaagatgacaagaaaatttattccttctagggactgaaaaacctctgagtgaaggaatggcaaaaattaacttttgtaaatatacaataagattgtctcttttgtaatatTAAAGTAGGAtactaaattacttttgtttaacttatagcactgaattacaatttaaaacaaaaattatctgctttgggatttcttaaatttgatttattattttattctagttttatttcataaatatttaccatttattcataaacataccaaataaacagatAATTATCCTGCTCATGTTTTgtatatagagctacttattgtaaaataaacagataaatgactTCCATTTCCatatcaaattaagtttcacctaaattacaaattataatgaaataggtatatattttctatagaagttttacacaaatttcactttaaatttcaaaactttaaattattttatatattttgtgcattgtttattctctgttcataaatctggtataaatttgtgtacaaaagtaaggagattggttttatttcatagaccccaaaaataaattatttaaaaagattttgtggggataatatttgcagatcacactataaaaataagtatcataTATGTTTcagtttaactggatgaatgagaaataaacactggctggatgttacacttgagttgctgggagaccagttgttttgtgatgtcacatctactgaagttgagaaacattgggatggcctagcagtttatctgtgcaggactgccagagcagtatttgaagctgcagtgctcaaaatcatgcagattagaaaagtagctgtagaaaaagttatttgtgatggaacatatttcttcagtAATTCAAGATTTGTCTCATAAAGTtggaccaactgattcaggaaactccagtagatcacTATTGTgggatcaaacattctctggagacttgtcttgaggtctatgtttgaagaaaatgcttttcagactttgtctgaagaatccttgataaaaacacaatgttacacacattgagtctctgaaccagatgaagataatgattttcgttctctgacatttccaagaaaattcTGGAAATTGGCTGGGACTGACCAATTTAATCCAtcttgtgggatgataatggaacttccataatGATTCATGAAGATgtgtttaagaaggaagttttggaaagaaaggcccctttcagaatatttgaaactggaagaatgaaaagtttacttagacagcttaacatttatgggtttagtaaagtgcagcagaattttcaaagatctgcttgtctagctgactttctagcagaagaaaaagaagtctctgttttaagcaaggaattcagtaattgtagttatgacttggtaacgtatatataaaattgcattttgtacatcaatctaaggtaatatatatgtaaagctatattttgaaaattttttaaaactacaaaggctaaaattctttattttttctaaaaatgaggacagtgccttaagtattcaagattatgagaacaattcctagcaactatgaatcttaccacaaatctaaagttattaaagctccttttcaaaagtggctttcaccataACATCAAATGCTAACTCCTTAAACTTGATGAATATACTACTttaatgtgtatattccaaataaggcatttcaaaatatagtcagcaatgtacatatttttatgatattatctttgcatagtaaatgtgaaatctgaggttttataggttaggcttattctagtcttgtattttggttaaaaatattactataatctttctcctttgtttgTAGCTACAGTTCTgtcattatccaaattttaaacaagGCTATCCCCAGCtattagtgagaataaaaagaagagttgggattaataatgcctctctggtatcttcattgcctgaagatttcaacaagaagcactttaaagcagggggtaatgtgcataatCATAATTGTGattttgtgactgacactagtggagaaagtgcatttttactttcagcaaatttaaacatgcctctaataagaaagccctctactagccacataattggtgatacaactatcccgatcagatttgatttttctcctccatcatcaatgtcatttagaccaccagaacatattgcagtggatcaacgtgctattttaaatcagttgaccaatATCCACGGGCACTCTGAAAGCAGCTATGCTGAATCAAATGGCcatgttttgaacttcattacaactacaacttctacttctcagaacagcatcttgtctcccttacaaagcaattattttggacgaatgatggagccttctacttttacaaaaagatatcacaaaatatttgccaatgaaggtcgtttttctaaacttcaaccagggatcaacccacggcttcctgtgacagtgatagctgatacatcagctacctcactttcaaggccaactcatcagccatcttcaatTTATGAAAGTCGTCCTAATTGCAActtatctaccagaggactatcagaatatgcaggataacaaagattaatattaatgTTGGCTATTTTtgacaactatctgcaattttcttatttgaacaacaaacattgatgtgtacctgtatttttcttatcttttttttaaatagaggaaaGGGTTAAACGGGAtactaagttgccatttaaagaaaaaagatatttaatttatatgatcatttgatggaacaatatgggtgaaaatttaagtaatttcttggaaggaagaagagaaaaagtaagaatttggaaaaagactaaaacatggagagagggaaaattactaagtggtttctggttcatcctggaaagtattaaaagtgttaagtcagGATATGTTGGAACGGAAGATatatgcaggaaccggcccagggatcatggtctctattaagtcatccctggaatcataaaggtcacatgatgtagtctcagatggcacaaacagcatgtggtagaatttaaaaattaattatatctatggtcttctttgtgctgttctgaaagcattccaattggtgatttatttcctgccctgaagattcTATGTTATATTTTAGAGTCAATAgcttatgttgcttttatttaccagccaaagacaagcttacatcctcagggtggcacttaatgcctttccaaatctaagcccacaaactcaacttagtttagtcatttctttatagatctggcatctgacttccttgacatatctttatgtttcactgtttctggagacaCGTCCTGGCAAATGCTTCTCAACagagttagctccaaactcacgaCTTTTGCTCCAACTAATTCTTGgactttggatgtcctccttttacctacttagattttcccagtctcagcacagaaaccacctcctccacatGTTTTCtatctatccccctttccttgtctatcttggataccaacacagtaagcacagcccATGctacaggatgcattttagtatttagtgaatgaaaaatacatgttgacttaagcaaaatctactttcctgaaacaacaaaactctcattgttttcaaactatatcattatggtctttactcttcaccaaatctagctcttttcatatcccaaggactagtcactcaagagagtaagtggaggtaggtacaggagacaaagtattattttctttttaattcatgcTTCCAGAAGCCTAAAGCaatccattctcatttgctggagtttttcctgtctcttcttcACCCACCCACCACAAAATAGCTGATTTTCCTCCACTTACAAATAAATattctgacttctaattaatttacttcttagaatcagagctttgtccagaagaaaCAGTGTAATTGCAATCATAtaatgcaggattatacaccccacatatatTGTGCCCTttgtaaccttcacacaggaattatctaagtggtactagaaccttggttggggtggtcgtattcagtaactaaattgcaatctaagatgtgtggactaaaaagaggtgagggtggtagaattaaaaatttttccaactgcaagaataccaaatttatacagatattatgaaatataaatattcatggaaaattttgattatttcccattaaattaaaataaaatttgaagcattttcagaatgtgaaataccctgaaatgctgaaaaattgtaggcaaggtcagggagcctaaggattctgctcacaatcatgcagccagtgtcagttgataagactggaatggcaacattgagtcctgaaaatgtgtcaccatttgtgaaaaagcctttgataatctggagaattggcaaatgggccagggtaatctctagcaacatcccaccaatatgacctttaccaagagacgaaaagagcccacttgcagcaggagatctgtgtctggacagcagtggtttttcctaaaacagaaacatcaatcttttaagtttgtcagctgaacaaTGATGGttactattttgttgcttaacttagcagtctggggttcagatgggctggatcagcagctagtttccagctctaatatcacacagtgggtcttacactgatcatcataacaagtttctatactgataagtcaaaagctgcaatttaatttcaaaattagaaatcctaaaaaagaatattattgtttgtccatctgtagttttctacctgggaaaacctagactactggcaaaagtaaaaatttggctggtgtttgaaatctattctctgagctatACCTACTGAATTCTTCCAACTAAATACTACATATatgtgtaccactgtgtgtgtgtgtgaagatggattgttaagctgtaactaaatttgtcttagttgagacatcagtgaattattcctctgcatctggcagaatctctgtgaattaagagtttcattgataCACCAGATTTTCTCCCAaacagggagaggtagattatatttcttccagtatactaattgttacctgttcatttaaTCCAAAACTAATGCTAGGGctaagccactgaacccttgaattggacagatgcatatacattctccagtccccagagcccagcacaggactgtttctcctttttaatttaagcttatgtctaattgttttttcttttaattctcattgttgacacaacttattttgtctttgaacacacct
Coding sequences within it:
- the LOC140692597 gene encoding heat shock transcription factor, Y-linked-like translates to MIHEDVFKKEVLERKAPFRIFETGRMKSLLRQLNIYGFSKVQQNFQRSACLADFLAEEKEVSVLSKEFSNCSYDLLQFCHYPNFKQGYPQLLVRIKRRVGINNASLVSSLPEDFNKKHFKAGGNVHNHNCDFVTDTSGESAFLLSANLNMPLIRKPSTSHIIGDTTIPIRFDFSPPSSMSFRPPEHIAVDQRAILNQLTNIHGHSESSYAESNGHVLNFITTTTSTSQNSILSPLQSNYFGRMMEPSTFTKRYHKIFANEGRFSKLQPGINPRLPVTVIADTSATSLSRPTHQPSSIYESRPNCNLSTRGLSEYAG